AACAGCCGGCGACCGCGGCCAAGAGCAGTTCGACGGGGGTCATGAGGCCTTCGCCGCGACCGAATTCGATGCTCGCTCCGCTCGGAGCGGTGGCGCGGTAGTGGTTTTCGGCGATTCGGGTCAGTTCGATGCTGCGGATGTCTTCACTCATGAGTCCATGATGTCAGACTCTTGAGCTGCCGGAGCGGCAGCGATCACGGTTTCGCGAAGTCGACCTCGCTCGATTCCTGCACCCGAGCCTGCCGGCCGGGACCGGATTCGAACTGCCAATACAGGTTCGTGTGGGAGACGACGTGCTCCGGCGGCGGGGCACCCCATTCGGTGAGATCCTCAGTGGTGTGGGCGTCGGTGACGAGGGTGACGTCGTAGCCGCGGGCGAATCCGCCGTGGATGGTCGAACGTACGCAGGCATCCGACTGGGCGCCTGTGACGACGAGATGACCGACGTCCTTTTCGGCGAGCACCTCCTCGAAGTCCGTGTCCTCGAAGGTATTGCCGTGGGTCTTCTCGATGATCGATTCGCCGTCGACGGGGGAGAGCGTGTCGACGATCTGCCATTGCGGGGAATCGATCGGCAGCTCACCGGAGCTGTGCCGAACCCAGACCACCTCGGTGCCGGTGCTGCGGGCACGGTCGACGAGATCGGAAATCGTGGAGATGACGGATTCGGAGTTCCAGCTGGCCTGCATCACGCCATTCTGGACGTCGATGACGATAAGGGCGGAGTTCGGGCGAGCGGACGACGGCGGCTGAGCTGTGGACATATGATCCTCCTTGATCGAGGATCATTGTCCTCGCCTCGATCCCAGCAGACAAGAGGTCGACGCCGGTCAGTTCCGCGGGTGTGAGAATGGGGGAGTGAGCGATGACCCCCAGAACTCCGGCGACGAGGCGGGCGCTGGCGGCGCAGGCGCTGGTGGAGCGTCCGGTCCGCGCCGTTTCAGCGTGCTGCGCAGTTG
Above is a window of Brevibacterium siliguriense DNA encoding:
- a CDS encoding cysteine hydrolase family protein codes for the protein MSTAQPPSSARPNSALIVIDVQNGVMQASWNSESVISTISDLVDRARSTGTEVVWVRHSSGELPIDSPQWQIVDTLSPVDGESIIEKTHGNTFEDTDFEEVLAEKDVGHLVVTGAQSDACVRSTIHGGFARGYDVTLVTDAHTTEDLTEWGAPPPEHVVSHTNLYWQFESGPGRQARVQESSEVDFAKP